The genomic interval TATTCAGCGTGAAGGTGGCAAAAGGGGATGCGGTGTACGCGCGGTTTCCGTTCGCGTTCACCGTCCGCCTGGAATATACGCTGAGCGGCGAAGGTCTGCATCAGCGCGTCAGCGTGCGCAACGACGGCGAAGGCACGATGCCTTGCCTGCTTGCCTTCCATACGGCGGTCAATGCGCCGTTCGTGCCGGGCAGCGCGCCAGCCGATTATACGTTCAAGCTGACGGTCGGCGAACGCTGGGAGATGGGCGCCGACGGCCGGATGCTGCCGACCAAGCGCAGGCTGCCGCTGACGGAAGCCGAGGCCCGCATGCGCGATGGCACGCAGTCCCCGTTTTTCGAGTCGCTCGACAACCACTACACTGCGGTGCCGCAAAACGGCCGCAACCGCATGGAGCTGACGGACACGCGCACCGGCGTCAAGCTCGTTTACGACGTCGGCACGGGCTACAAGCAGTGGATGATCTGGAACGACGGCGCCAAGGGCGGCTACTTCTGCCCGGAACCGCAGGTCAACCTCGTCAATGCGCCGAACATCGAGCTGTCGCCGGAGGAGAAGGAGCAGGTGGGACTCTTCGCGCTGTCGCCCGGCGAGATCTGGGAAGAAACGAGCCGGCTGTACACGATCGGCTGAACGAAAGCGGGACAGGCCGATGTGCGTTGATGCGGGGAGCTTTTTGCCCGGGGAGCGTGTCTGGCCGGAATAAGGATGTGCCGCATTGTTATTCGGTGCCGTGGAGCGGGCGGCGCCGCTACGTATCGAGCAGCTTTCGCAGCTTTTCCTCGGTGCGCGAGTCGGCGGCGG from Cohnella hashimotonis carries:
- a CDS encoding aldose 1-epimerase, yielding MTANTQAYEGQYEGLKAVWLKAGAYEAAVLPDIGANLIAFRDTERGYAFLREPAVDELQAFMERPMVHGIPVLFPPNRFEDGKFPWEGRVLELPVNETDRNNHLHGFLYNIPWQVDGFSADALSARAVFSVKVAKGDAVYARFPFAFTVRLEYTLSGEGLHQRVSVRNDGEGTMPCLLAFHTAVNAPFVPGSAPADYTFKLTVGERWEMGADGRMLPTKRRLPLTEAEARMRDGTQSPFFESLDNHYTAVPQNGRNRMELTDTRTGVKLVYDVGTGYKQWMIWNDGAKGGYFCPEPQVNLVNAPNIELSPEEKEQVGLFALSPGEIWEETSRLYTIG